Proteins from a genomic interval of Papaver somniferum cultivar HN1 chromosome 4, ASM357369v1, whole genome shotgun sequence:
- the LOC113273163 gene encoding uncharacterized protein LOC113273163 produces MVTSELKFCSASVSGENLLCVAADQLFHFPATFTFVVRTFSVLDGIGKGFDPRFGNFIEIAKIYALELLRFREAGAEVAIKDFKKRWERKNQTVDNLFWKGDSSKSCSDLKELDFTANLLPEWKDIRHSENPFTGTSKGGIPRFMLIACLAKIEILNGIEVRILEGKESEIREFKLTKILL; encoded by the exons ATGGTTACAAGTGAACTAAAATTTTGTTCTGCCTCTGTTTCAGGAGAAAATCTGTTGTGTGTTGCTGCTGACCAACTTTTTCACTTTCCTGCCACATTCACATTTGTCGTCCGAACATTTTCCG TATTGGATGGTATTGGGAAGGGTTTTGACCCTCGATTTGGCAATTTTATAGAAATTGCCAAAAT CTATGCACTGGAGTTGCTAAGATTTCGGGAGGCTGGTGCTGAAGTTGCCATAAAG GACTTCAAGAAGAGATGGGAACGAAAGAACCAAACTGTTGATAACTTATTTTGGAAGGGTGACAGTTCAAAATCTTGCTCAG ATTTGAAGGAGCTCGATTTTACTGCGAACTTGCTTCCGGAATGGAAA GACATTAGGCATTCGGAGAATCCATTCACAGGTACAAGCAAAGGTGGTATTCCTAGATTTATGTTGATTGCATGTTTGGCAAAAATTGAAATCCTTAATGGGATTGAG GTGAGGATTCTTGAGGGAAAAGAATCTGAAATCAG GGAGTTCAAACTGACAAAGATCCTTCTTTGA